A genome region from Sphingorhabdus sp. SMR4y includes the following:
- a CDS encoding SDR family NAD(P)-dependent oxidoreductase yields the protein MRLAGKSALITGSSSGIGRAVATAFAEAGCDRLIINCPENDRPAAESTAADLKKLGADTIVLVADVSSAEECQRLADEAIDFAGDLDILVNNAGIAHNHLVEDLPVDVWDKVMAVHARATFLMTKAVLPHMYERNSGRIINTVSQLAYKGAPGLGAYTAAKGAVLSFTRSLALEIGDRNVRINCVAPGATVTPILDAVDPEVVAAVLAGIPAGRLAKVTDIAPSYVFLASRDGDHFQGQCISPNGGDQFL from the coding sequence ATGCGACTGGCTGGTAAAAGCGCGCTCATCACCGGGAGTAGCTCGGGTATTGGTCGCGCCGTCGCCACCGCCTTTGCCGAAGCGGGGTGTGACAGGCTGATTATCAATTGTCCGGAAAATGACAGACCGGCAGCAGAGTCGACTGCTGCCGATCTGAAGAAACTCGGTGCCGATACGATTGTCTTGGTTGCGGATGTCTCCTCGGCCGAGGAATGTCAGCGACTGGCGGATGAAGCGATCGATTTTGCCGGGGATCTGGACATATTGGTCAACAATGCGGGGATTGCGCACAATCATCTGGTCGAGGACCTGCCGGTCGATGTCTGGGACAAGGTGATGGCGGTTCACGCGCGAGCGACCTTTCTGATGACCAAGGCGGTACTCCCGCACATGTACGAGCGCAATTCCGGGCGAATCATCAACACGGTTTCGCAGCTCGCCTATAAGGGTGCGCCGGGCCTGGGTGCCTATACTGCGGCCAAGGGGGCTGTCCTTTCCTTTACCCGATCGCTTGCTCTGGAAATTGGCGACCGGAATGTCCGGATCAACTGTGTTGCGCCCGGGGCAACGGTCACACCCATTCTCGATGCAGTCGACCCCGAGGTGGTTGCGGCAGTGCTGGCAGGGATTCCGGCGGGCCGTCTGGCAAAGGTTACGGACATCGCGCCATCCTATGTTTTTCTGGCTTCGAGGGATGGCGATCATTTCCAGGGTCAATGTATCAGCCCCAACGGCGGTGACCAGTTCCTCTGA